In one Dermacentor variabilis isolate Ectoservices chromosome 4, ASM5094787v1, whole genome shotgun sequence genomic region, the following are encoded:
- the LOC142578823 gene encoding uncharacterized protein LOC142578823 encodes MTSATPRAAGRPHHPTLLTLVTVLLLLGLGTVGVAAAADSPSTTDANAVTSAGETATPTAAQMVKNDTSNSPTATPALPPDNGTATSTLPSTQATTSGQIHEQTTSPTPGHQTSTTSSEMSTVSVIQDSKTEPPSTPVTAEAVTTITTVPAVNHSEETTVATSTDIEGHQPNATNGSEPMSSSATTITTVAPTTLLPTTTTTTTRRRLPEVPEEDVVMKSTPTQRRLLLVLRGNCSHDSLKSDVEGAFRNLTSSAENISVTDIHCTTLLDVNVTLKAGELQLKQLLRNLSLAGTLQLGGDRHFLLTDFSVKEQVSTDGARTVRSRWVPTREELIIYVAVAVLFGIVLIIACVVCSIRCCRRQPSKTLDFLDTPRLNLRLEDYTLTRIPRPHTVYADHLRTPDQELGVVQAFDTCVVPLEDVMPPPPPAPTVPAPPCPPPRRPAEGWRTEPLMTFGGKHTKASPANGLKVARRSATRAEEEDDDESSLRGNGALSTSTERLARRDSGRRQGVDNPVYLVDRRKSKG; translated from the coding sequence ACGCCAACGCTGTCACGTCAGCTGGAGAGACCGCTACGCCAACCGCTGCACAGATGGTGAAAAATGACACAAGCAACTCACCGACTGCGACTCCAGCGTTACCGCCGGACAATGGAACAGCAACGTCCACGCTGCCCTCCACGCAAGCCACCACGTCGGGGCAGATACACGAGCAGACAACTTCGCCTACCCCTGGTCACCAAACAAGTACCACAAGCTCTGAAATGTCAACGGTGTCGGTGATACAGGATTCGAAAACAGAACCTCCTTCGACTCCTGTCACAGCAGAGGCAGTAACAACAATCACAACAGTACCCGCTGTCAATCATTCAGAAGAAACAACCGTGGCAACAAGCACTGATATCGAGGGTCACCAGCCGAATGCCACCAACGGAAGCGAACCGATGTCATCATCGGCGACCACGATAACGACTGTGGCTCCGACGACACTAttaccgacgacgacgacgacgacgacgaggcgtCGGCTGCCTGAGGTCCCCGAGGAAGACGTTGTCATGAAGTCTACGCCCACCCAGCGAcgactgctgctggtgctgcgcGGCAATTGCAGCCACGACAGCCTCAAGAGCGACGTCGAGGGCGCCTTCCGGAACCTGACGAGCTCCGCCGAGAACATCAGCGTCACCGACATCCACTGCACCACGCTGCTGGATGTGAACGTGACGCTCAAGGCCGGCGAGCTGCAGCTCAAGCAGCTGCTGCGCAACTTGAGTCTGGCCGGCACCCTGCAGTTGGGCGGCGACAGGCACTTCTTGCTGACCGACTTCTCGGTCAAGGAGCAGGTCTCCACCGACGGAGCGCGCACGGTCCGCTCCCGCTGGGTCCCGACGCGCGAGGAGCTCATCATCTACGTCGCCGTCGCGGTGCTCTTCGGCATTGTGCTCATCATCGCCTGCGTGGTCTGCAGCATCCGCTGCTGCCGCCGACAGCCATCGAAGACGCTCGACTTCCTCGACACGCCGCGCCTCAACCTGCGCCTGGAAGACTACACGCTGACGCGGATACCGCGACCGCATACTGTGTACGCTGATCACTTGCGCACGCCCGACCAGGAGCTCGGCGTGGTGCAGGCCTTCGACACGTGCGTGGTCCCCCTGGAGGATGTGATGCCTCCGCCGCCTCCAGCGCCCACCGTGCCCGCGCCGCCGTGCCCGCCGCCCAGGCGACCTGCCGAAGGCTGGAGAACCGAGCCACTGATGACGTTCGGTGGCAAGCACACCAAGGCGTCGCCCGCCAACGGCCTCAAGGTCGCCCGCAGGAGCGCCACACGAGCCgaggaggaggacgacgacgaatcTTCCCTCAGGGGAAACGGCGCGCTGTCCACGTCGACAGAGCGACTGGCCCGGAGGGACTCGGGTCGCCGGCAGGGAGTCGACAATCCCGTCTACTTGGTGGACCGCAGGAAGTCCAAGGGCTGA